A genomic region of Alistipes megaguti contains the following coding sequences:
- a CDS encoding DUF3737 family protein, which produces MEVIKNREFGGERPLFGSHDLRLEQVIVRAGESAIKECRNIEAVDCRFEGNYPFWHVHGFRIDRCYFDVGGRSALWYSDHLKMTDTVIDAPKMFREMQEIDLENVTMNDADEVFWRCRGIRARNLKLHEGTYPFMFSRDIYVDGLESDSRYVFQYVKDAEIHHARITTKDAFWEVENVTIYDSELNGEYLGWHSRNLRLVNCHITGEQPLCYAENLVLENCTFGEDCDRAFEYTTLQADIRGAITNIKNPTSGRIVADAIGSVTIDRNILPPADCEIRLRDGGTYEITDKTLLR; this is translated from the coding sequence ATGGAAGTGATTAAAAATCGGGAGTTCGGGGGCGAGCGACCCCTGTTCGGTTCCCATGACCTGCGCTTGGAGCAGGTGATTGTCCGGGCCGGGGAGTCGGCCATCAAGGAGTGCCGCAACATCGAGGCGGTCGATTGCCGTTTCGAGGGCAACTACCCCTTCTGGCACGTGCACGGCTTCCGGATCGACCGTTGCTATTTCGACGTCGGAGGGCGTTCGGCGCTGTGGTATTCCGACCATCTGAAGATGACCGATACGGTGATCGACGCCCCGAAGATGTTCCGCGAAATGCAGGAGATCGACCTTGAGAACGTCACGATGAACGATGCCGACGAGGTCTTCTGGCGCTGCCGGGGCATCCGCGCCCGCAACCTGAAGCTGCACGAGGGGACCTATCCCTTCATGTTCAGCCGGGATATCTACGTCGACGGGCTGGAGAGCGACAGCCGGTATGTCTTCCAGTATGTGAAGGACGCCGAGATCCACCACGCGCGGATCACCACCAAGGATGCCTTCTGGGAGGTGGAGAACGTGACGATCTACGACTCGGAGCTCAACGGCGAGTACCTGGGCTGGCACTCGCGGAACCTGCGGCTGGTGAACTGCCACATCACGGGCGAGCAGCCGCTCTGCTATGCGGAGAATCTGGTGCTGGAGAACTGCACGTTCGGCGAGGATTGCGACCGGGCCTTCGAGTACACCACCCTGCAGGCCGATATCCGCGGCGCGATCACCAACATCAAGAACCCGACGTCGGGGCGGATCGTGGCCGACGCGATCGGTTCGGTGACGATCGACCGGAACATCCTGCCTCCGGCCGACTGTGAGATCCGCCTGCGCGACGGCGGTACGTATGAGATCACCGATAAAACCCTCCTTCGATGA